Within the Desulfotignum phosphitoxidans DSM 13687 genome, the region CCCCATTTTTTTTTCCATCAGGTCAAACACCTGCAAAGCCATCTGCTGGGCCCCCCCCATTTCCAGGCAGTTGATCAAAATTCCTATTCTTTGATCGGATCCCATTTAGATATCTTTTCTTTTGAAAAAAAATGGATACATCCCCACAAGGTGCCGGCCATGCCCACACAAAAAAAATACCCGACTGCAGCAACCTTTTTGGCCCAGCCAAACCCGCGGGCAGTGTCCGGGAGTCGGACCCAGATCAGGGGGTATGAAAAAAAATATCCATACCCGATCACCTGGAGCCAGAAACAAACCGCCATGGGGAAAAAATCAGACAATGCCAATGAACTGACAAACACAAAAATCAGAAAAACAGGGACCATGCGCCGGAGCACCTTGTTGATGAACAGTCCTGCGGAAAAAAAACCATATCGCCGCCAGTTGAACAAAGACCGGTTGATCCACAACCCGTTCAGGCTTGTGGATACGATGCGTTTCCGCCGCATCAGTTCATGCCGGGTATCGCGTGAAGGAGCCGGGATAGACGCGACGGCATCCGGATCAAAACCAAACCCGTACCCCTGCCTGACAATGGACAAGGACAAAAATGCATCATCCGTGACACCCGGGGGGATGGTTACATACAATGATTTTCTAACGGCATACAATTTTCCTTCATGGGAAGTGATGCTCATTGCATTTTCCATTTCCAGTTTTTTAATCAATGTATCCCACTGGATAAATTGTTTCTGTCCGGACTGAATTTTTGAACGGGTCTTACCCACCACACGCCGTCCGCACACCCCTCCGATTGAGGCATCCTCAAAACAGGCATTCAGAATACTAATGGATTCTGAATCCAGGATTGCATCCACATCCGTCAAGACAATGAGATCTCCTTTGCACTGGGTGATACCGAAATTCAGGCAGGCAATTTTTCCCTGATGTGCATCAAAATGAAAAAACCGGATTCGTGAGTTCCGGGTTTCAGCTGCCCCAGCCATTTGCCTGGATGCATCGGTAGACCCGTCGGAAACCAGAACCAGATCCAGTTGATCCGATGGATATTTCAGCTGCAAAAAATTGTGAATCTTTTTTTCAATCAAAGTTTCCGCATTTCTGAAGACCACCAGCATTGAAACCGATTTTTCTGTCATTTTTCCGGGTGATGACGCGCGCTTTCTTTTGGGAAATATCCTGGCCAGGAAAAACAGACTTGCCGGGTATCCCAAAAACACCAGGAAACACATCCCGGCCCCTGTCAAAAAAAAAGCCCACCAGATCCCATCAGCCGGCATATCCATGAACCTGTTCTTTTTTTTCTGAAGAAAGAATATAAACCACCTGGGATATGGAAATCAAAAGAATGAACATTTTGTTATCCAGCATGGTTTTAAAGAGGCAATACACCACCAGACACACAAAAGAGACCAGATACGCCTGAGTGATGCCATGCATGGGTTCATCCCCGATCATTTCAAAATTGCTCAAAGCATTCATGAAATCTTTGAAAATCCGGAAAAATAATCCCAGCAACACCAGTAGTCCGACAACACCCAGTCCCACCATGATATCCAGATATGTGTTATGGGCGCCCCGTTCCGTCATCTTGAAAAACCGCGATTCAATGGAGTTGACCCAGACCTGAGGAAAAGTGAAAGTGCCGGTTCCTAAAACCGGGTGTTCAAAAAAAGAGGCCAGACCCACACGAATATATGCCTGCCGTCTCTGCAAGGCCGTGTCCTGGTACTGATCTTCCGCCAGAAGCGTTTTCTGCCGTTCAAAATATTCGTCAGGAATCGCCACGGCCACCATTAAAAAACACAAACTGATGCCGGATATGACCAGCCCGAGAAATCGGGGTTGAAACAGATGACGATTCATGTAAACGATCAGCATCAGCATGATGAGAAATACAAGAAAACCGGCCCGGGATTCCGAACTGATCAGTCCCATAATGGCAAAAATGTTTAAGCTGAGCCATCCCAAAAACTGGCCGGGTGACGATGCCGTCATGAGTTTATAAATCAACGGCGGTATGGCCATAATGGACCAGACCGCCATGTTGTTGGCACCGCTGGTCAGACCATACACACGCCCACCGCCCGGCTCGCCAACCATGAAAATCTGAATACCCATGAAATACTCAAGTCCGGCGATCAACCCATTGAACCCGACACTGATACCCAATACCAGGGGAAGAATATTTTTCAATCCATTTTCCGTTAAAAACACCAGGTTGAGATAAATGAAGAAATATATCTGGAACAACACGATCATGCCGGAAAAAGCCTCTTCCTGAAAAGGGGAAAGAAAAGTGGCCAGAACATTTACCAACAGGAAAAGAAACAACCATTTGTTTAAGTTGTTATAAAAAAAAGGCGGGAGTTTTTTGCTGACGATCAGATAGATGAAAACAATGGCGCTGGTAATGAGAGCCAGGTACCAGTCCACAGGAATGAAAGGTGTCACCTGACGCCAAAAATAATAGCAGCAATTCTCGGTGAACCTAAAAATGCTGTAAAATCGGCTTTTCATGCATCAGATATTTTTTTTACTTCGTAATATTTTTTCCAATCTCACTGGCATTGCCTGAGGCATCACAAAGCCGTAATCTCCTTGACGGGAAATTTAAATATTTTATAACTAATTGAAATAATTGAAAATATAAACTAGACTTTTTTATCATTTTATGATAGCTTTATCCAAATGCACAATACTTGGGAGCTATCAGCTTGAATACTGGAACAAAACTTGGTTTTTCAAACCTCAGAAAGTCGGTCTCAGCCCGCGTCAATGAAATCGCTGAGATTGAGATGCGGCAGGTTGGAAAAATCAAGCATTCCATGCATGATGCCTGTCTGAGCGCCCTTGCCATGATGTATTTTCAAGATGCTTCAATGCTCGAATTTCAAAGACGTCTGCAGGAACAGACGCAAATGAATAATCTGCAGACGTTGTTTCAAGTTGAAACGATTCCCAAAGACAACCAATTAAGAGACATCATTGATGCCATACCTTCTCAAAAGCTGCTTCCAATTTTCAACGATTTTTTCCGACTGCTGCAACGGGGAAATCAGTTGCAACCTTTTCAATTTCTGGATGAGGGGTATCTCCTGCCCATTGATGGTACACAGTATTTCAGTTCAGAAACTATCAACTGCCCCTCATGTTTAACAAAGGGTTACAAAAATGGAACCATTAATTACTCCCATAAAGTTTTGGGCGCGTCTATTGTGCATCCAGAAAAAAAACAGGTGGTCCCGTTGGCACCGGAACCAATCAAAAACAGTGATGGTTCAAAAAAACAGGATTGTGAGATCAACGCCGGCAAGCGCTTTTTAAACCGGATTCGACAAGAGCATCCAAAACTGGAGATCGTGATTACAGCCGATGATCTGTATTCAAGGCAGCCGTTTATTGAGGCTCTCAATCAAAACAAAATGTCATATATTCTGATAGCAAAGCCCAGCAGCCATAAGGTTTTATTCGATCAACTCATAGAAAAAGAGGATCTGGACCAGGCTCACCTTTTGGAGTGGCAGGATAACGAGGGCGCCATTCATAGATATGAATGGATCAATGATATCAGGTTGAATGGAAACAAATCAGCACCGCTGGTCAATTTTTTTGAATACAGCATCATCCGGGATGGAGATAAAATCACCTATAAAAACAGCTGGGTCACTGATATCCGGGTCACTGGCAACAATGTGAAAAAGCTTGTCAAGGCAGGTCGGGCAAAATGGAAAATTGAAAACGAAAATTTCAATACCCTGAAAAATCTTGGTTATCATGCTGAGCACAACTATGGCCATGGAAAAAAGAACTTATCATTCAATTTTTTCCTGTTTACCCTGCTGGCTTTTTTTATGCATCAAATCATTGAACTCAAAGACCCTTTGTACCAAATAGCCAGGGCCAAATTCAGTGCAAAAAAAGAATTCTGGAACCAGTTGCGTTGTACAATCCGGGTCATAATATTCGAAAATTGGGAATCACTGCTTGGTTTTGTGATCTCCCCACCAACCGATATTCGTGCTCCATGAAAATTTGCTTCGCCCGGTCAACAAATGATTCTGATTCATCAAGGCCGTTTCAGGTCAATGGATCTCTATTGGCTTCTATCCGGTTTTCTTGACATTTTCCACAAACCTGATACATAAATGCCTGCGATTTGGGCTGAAAAATCCTAATTCTCAGCTGACATCGGACTGAATTTTGGTGGATTGACATTTTTCTGGGAATTTTAGACCTTCACCGAGAATTGCTGAAATAATAGGGAATGGTACTTAATACGGCATAATAAAAAAACTGGGAAACCGGGTGGGTGAGTATGGAATTTTCAGATGACATACCGCATCAGGCTTTTTCTTAAAAAATACTGATCCACAAAATACCGATTCAGTTCTGAAACCGGTTCATACCGGAGAATATATGCATATTTATACCGTTGATCCTCAATTTCATACACTTTAAAAACAGTGCCATAACTGAAAAAAGATTTCCGGTGAGTCTGTCCCAGTTTGGTTTTAACCTTGGCCAAAGCCCGGAACATCACCCGGTCTTTTTTCAGCGGCACCCGGGTATCCACCCGGATATATTCTTCATTGATATCCTTTAAAATTCCCCGGTCCGGTTCAAAATCCATACAGAAATAATCAAACTGTCCGGTTTCGGCACAGAACTCCACAAGCCCGTCTTTTTGCTTGATTCGATCCAGACCCCGCTTATTCGTATATTGGCGCAACACTTTTTCCATTGTCAGGGTTACAGATATCCGGCTCAACAAATGAATCGTTTTGGTGATCACGCCAAATCCGGCCAGAAGAATGATCAACGTATCGCACAAAATATTTTTCTTGAACCGGGTGGCCCGGTTGTCAATAAATGACCGAATCCGTTTGGGGGTACTGTGGGGCGTGAAAAGCTGTGAATACCCGATCAATCCGGGTTTTACACTAAAGCGTTTGTCATATCCTTTGATGGACCGGCAAAACGCGTTATAGACCGATGGACGAACCGGTCTGGGTCCCACGAAATCCATTTCCCCTTTGATAATATTCAACAATTGCGGAATTTCATCCAGACGGGTATCCCGCATGAATCTGCAGAACCAGGGAAGTCGGTAACCATGGCTGTAGGATACCAGCTGGGCATCATACTGCTGCTCGAAATCCACGGGCAATGTTCGGAATTTATACATGACAAACTTATTTTTGTTTTTCCCCAGACGGACCCCGGCATAGATGAAAGGCCACCCGTTCACAAAAATCACAACGGGAATCAGCACGACCATCAAGGGAATTGAAAAGACCATGAAAAATATGGATAAAATCAAGTTCACCCCCCGATTCAACAACTCATAGGAAGTTCGATATCCGGCTGTATTTTTTGGATTATACTGACCAAAGTTGTTCAATTTCAGATCCATGCCTCCTGATAATGTTTCAGACAGGTCGTCACAGGCTACTCTACTCAGGAATTGAAAAAATATAAACCATATCTGTATTGTTTTCAACATCCTCGGGTGTTTTAAATGTGTGGTTGAAAAACTCCAATGTAAATCCGGCCGCAATTCCGAAAATGACTCCCCCGAGAATACCCAGCAGCATCACTTTGCGTTTATTGGGATAAACCGGAGTCCTGCCGGCTTCCGGTCGTGTCAGCAGACTGACGGTGAACAGACTGCTGGTTTGATAGGTATTGGATATTTTGGCCTCTTCCAGCCGTTTGTTAAAAGTCGTATAGGAATCTTCCAGCACATCGATCTGCCGTTCCAGCATTTTTGCCCGCACGGATGATTCATATAACGACATGTTTTCATTCCGAATTTTTTTTATTCGATCTTCAATAAACTGCATTTTCCGACTGATATTTTCCAGTTGACTCTTTTCTGCCGCCAGAAAGCTGGTGACCTCTTTTTTGAATCCGTCAAACGCAGCGTCGATCTGTTTGTTATAGTTCTGTATTTTTTTACTCTGGGGATGAAAGGTCCTGGCTGCAATATTACGCTGTCGGACAATTTCCATCACCATATTTGACAGGTCGTTGAGCTGGGGATTTCCCACATAGGAAAAAAACGAGGTGTCACTGGACTGAATATCTTTTTGCATCAGATCCACTTTGTATTTCTGATCAAAATACTGCTGTTTCAAGCTCAACAGCTGCTGCTCCAGAGAATCAAGGGTTCTCATGTTGTTTTCCATGGCAATGCCTGAATCCGGGGTTTCCATTCCCATGGTCAAGTGCATGAGTTCATTTTCCCGCTGGTTCAGCTCTTCGGAGAATTTTCTCAACTGTTCCGCGAAAAAGTTTTCCGCCTCCCGGGGTTTGAAAATTTCCGACCGGTAATTAAAATACTGTTTGACCAGCACCTCCAGAATAATCCTGGCTTTTTCAGCATCATCCCATGTGACCATGATATTGATGGTATCGGTCCGCGGATTGATGGACGGAGTAAGATTTGACATGATCCGGTTGGCAGCGGCTTTTCGATCCTTTTCCGTGACGATATTTTCAAAGATCAATCCTTTTGATATCAGTTCATCGGCTGTTTTTTCAGATACCACATTGGCTTTGATGATTTCGATCTCGGAAAAAATATCATTTTCACGCATCATCGCAATATCTGTCGGCATGGCTTCAATGCTTTCCGGATTTTTCACGGTAATGCTGCCTTTAAGAATGATCGAACAGGTTGCGGCGTAAAGAGGCGGATACAGCACAACATATAAAAACGCCCCGCCGATAATCACCAAAGCCACTATAAAAATAGCGGTTTTCTGAGCAAAAAATATGGTCACAAAATTTCTGATATAATCGTTGGATCTTTTCATACCACCTGCCTGTATCTTAAACCTGTCATTGATTCAGATCATCCATCCATTGGAAGGTACCGCCGCCGATACTCCAGCCCCTGAACAGAGCAATATCCGCAATCTGTTGTATCAAGACAGCCAGGGAGCTGATATGGGTTTTGGGCACATATACGATATCTTCAGGTTTTAAAAAGAAAAATGCTTCACTGTCTTTCAGAGTCAAAAGATTTTCCAGATTCACCCGCCTGGCAATCAGTTTCTGCTCATGTTTTCTGAACAGCACCACGGTTTCCAGTTTGGCATCCTGAGTAAAGCTGCCGGCCATGGTAATGGCCTGGATCAGATTGATGGGTTTTTTGATGGTGTAAGTGCCCGGCTCATTGACTTCTCCCAGCACATAAACGGCTGAGCCGGCCTGTTCATGCAGATACAGGTCCGCCTGCATGCCCGGCAGATAATCTTGATATTCCTGCTGGATCAACACATTGACCTGATCGATTGATTTATGGGCCACAAAAAAATTCCCGATCAAAGGAAAAGTGGCAAATCCGTCCGGCCTTACATTCACCAGCTTGCTCAATCCCCGGGGGGCGGTCATCAGATCCCGTCTGATCTGCTCGATCCGCACATCCATATTGGTGACCGACACCGACACCTGAGGGTCCAGCAGAACATACTGGTATTTTTCCTCCAGCAAATTGGTGGCCTCCTGCAAAGTGAGCCCTTCCACCTTCACTTGCCCGATATACGGCAGGATGATGTGGCCTGTGGGCATGATTTTCTGCTCCGTGTTCAGTTCCGGCAGATCCGGATACACCACCTTGATCTGGTGATACAGGTCGATGACAAATGTTTCCTGGGGCTGGGCTTTGATCTGGAACATTACATCCAGCACATCCCCGGGCTGTATTTTATATTCCAGAAAAAGATCCTGATCAGACGGATACATTCCCTGATCAAAGGAATAGGTGGTCCGTTGATAAGGCTTTTCAAAATCTTCAGGCAGATATTTGGGAGCACATCCTGATAAAAAAAAGACGATGCTTAAAACAAGTATCAGTAAACCGGATCTGATCAATTTATAGCGGTGTCTCATAGTCTCACTTTTTGGAAATAAATTTATAAACAATGGAAGGAATATAATATTTCCGCCGGTTGAAAATCACACCCAAGCGGGTGGGACCACCGGTTTTTTTCACCTTGTCTTCTGCGATCTGTAAAACCTCCCACCTGGTTTTTTCACATTCGATCACCAGCAGACCGGCAGTGAAATGTTTGATATCCCGAAGGGCAGCGGACGATGACATGATGGAACATCCATCACATATCACATAGTCGAAATTTACACTCAATTCCGCCAGTGCCTGTTCCAGCTCTTTTTCACGGGGACCGGGCAAATCTTCTGATCCAATGGTCACAAGACTCAGCCCTTTATGCAGGGTGGGCATTACAATATCCTCGATTTTGACGATTCCCGCACAGAAATCCAGGAAACCCGGCCCATGGCTGACACCGAACAATTTATGCAGCTGGGGATTATGGTGATTGCCGTCTATGAGCAGCACCTCTTTCTGGGAATAAAACGCCAGACCAAACGCAGTGCTGATCGCTGAAATGGTTTTGCCCTCTCCATTAAAACACGAAGACACATACAATGCATTGCCCAGCTTGACAAGTGGATCGATATTGGCTTCCACCATCATCAATTCTCTGAAATTGGATTCCAGCTGTTTAACAGATTTGGCGGACAGGGAAGGCAGTTCATCTTCCGGGAATCGAGCTGCATTGTTTTTCCAGATTAGATTTTCTTTTTTTTCAAATGATGTGACAGCGGGTTTTTGACAAGAATTTTGCGCTGAAGTGTCTCCGGATTTTTCAACGCTTTCTGTTTCACTTGATGAATCCGTCAAAGGTTTCGACAAAAAACTGTCCCGGTAACTGCCGGCAACCGGCTTGGAAGAACCCGGTTGTTTACCTTTCTGAGCAGCCAGAAATTGTTTTAAATAAGACGGTTGTGTCAATTCCCCGTTCATCATAAACCATTATCCATTCTGGTTGAAAATTTGAGTCACATGTTTGTCATACAAAACCGGCTCCGCTGTATCTGATTCGGTCACCAAGGGACTGTCTTGTGTCTGAGTATCAAAAAATTCTTCCACCACGGGTCGGACAAACCATTCGTGCGTTGGAAGAACTGCTGCATCCGGCTCAGGCCGGAAAATATATTTTTTTACCACTATTTCCTTTTTTTGTTCCGACATGGGGTATTGAATGGGTTTTGTAATCACACTGCCAGTACCGTTTTGCAGCATATTCTCGGGCGCCGGCATGGAATTCATCCGAATATCTCTGACGAAAAACAGCATCATCAGCACAATCAAAAGGATCAGGCAGGCAATGGTCAAAGTCTTGCCATCGATAAACGCGCTTTTCTTCAAATCCATGGTTGAAAAACGTTTCCTTTCTTTGGATTGGTTTCTCTGTTCCGAATCGGTAAACAGGTCATTGACCTGTCTTCCCGCCTCTGTTTTTCGCAAAGACTCCGGCTCCCTTACGGGTTCTTGGACCGGATGTCTCATCACCCTGGGTTCTGATCGATCTGATCGATATGTGCGGGCTGATGTCGAATTCTCTGCAACAGCCACTTGCGCCCGGGATGTCTGAGCCGACCCGACATGATCATCAAAATCAACAATACCCTCTTCCGCCAGCGCAATCGCCACAACCGATCTGTCAATGACATTGACCCGCCGTTTATAAGCGACGACCAGACTGCTGTCACAGATTTTGTTGATCAGTCGCGGTAATCCCCTGCTCACTTCCGTTATCAAAGCAATGGCTTCTTCATTGAACACCGGACTGCCGGCTGCACCGGACGAAATCAGACGGAAATAGATATATTCCGTAACTTCAGGCATATTTAAAGCCGCCAGTGTCACCACCCGAACCCGCTGTTTAAAAGAAATCAGATTCCGTTTTTCCAGATTTTTCATAAAACTCTTATGGCCGAACATAAAAAGTTTTATGGGAAAATATCCATTATAATTAAAAGTAATCAGTTTTGTCAGTTCAGAAATGAATGCATAATCAAATTCATGGATATCATCTATTATCAAATAAAGATACCGGGTTTTGGCAGACGAATCTGTTTCAAAATATTCATATATCGAACGTCTGAATTCCGCCATATTGCCTGAATCAACATTTAGACCGAGTTCTTTGGCAATTTTTTCAAGTACCATGGAAAAATCATACCCGGGTGAGGGGATGTGAATCCGGGGCTGTACCTTGTATTTTTCCATGAACCGAAGCATTTTCAGACAAAGCAGGGTTTTACCGGTGCCATATTCACCGGCAACCATGACCACTGGTTCTTTTTTTTGCAGGTTGTGAACAATATTCTTCCAGGCTTTAATATGATTTTTGGATTTGTAAAAGAGATACGGCGAGGGAAAGGCCGCAAACGGCTCATCCTGCATTAAATAGTATTCTTTATACATAAATCAATCTCAATCCCTGGAAAAAATTCTAAAAGCTGTCATTGGGAAAAACCGTTGAATAATCGATTTTTCTCTCATTGGTTGACAGGGCCTCATTCAAGCCTTTTACAATTTTGCTCTTTGTCACCTGGGTTGGATCCGTCAACATCCGCTCGGTTTGACTGATCACTTTGGTACTGACATTGGCCAGCCGAGAAAGCGCAGTAATTGTAAGTCCAAGCTCAATCCTGATTTTTTTCAGATGATTTTCTTTTACATCAGAATTTCCCATATAACGAAACACTTCCCCCCCTGTTTCGACCCGGTGGTCAAGCCGATTGAATGTAATAAATATTGATATAATCTTCCATACCATACACCACTACTCTCAATTAGATCGATTTGTCAAGAACTTTTTTGATAAAAATTCAACTTTTTTCGATATTATGCTAATTTTATAGAAATATAAGAGCTTGTTGTATTTCTATTAGACTAATATGGAAACTTCCGGAAATTTCCGATTTTTTTAAACTAAGTAACAGGAATTGACTGGGTATTTATATGAAAGTGTTAAGCGAATACCTGAGTGCTTATACTTTCATCATTTGTTGTGTCCGGCAGGGCATAGGTGTTATAGGAAATCCGTGGTCGGTGCAGGAGGGCTTATGAAAAATAGTGAGAAAGGCTTTGGTGAAGGGAATCCAAGTGTCCTGCGTAAAAATGATCGCACCCCGGAATAACCTCAACCCGCGGCGTAATCCCCCAGCGGTCCAGATGGGCCTGGATTCTGCCAGGCGGAGCGATTTCATCGTTCTGGCCGGTGATGACCAGGCCGGTGGACGGCAATGCCGCGATATCGTCAAAAGACATGAAAGCCACGGGGGGTGAAATCATGATATGATCAAAAATGTCATAACCGCCGGCCATGACCGATGCATTGACCCGGGATCCAAAAGAGTAGCCCGCCAGATAAAGGGGGTCGCAGCCCTGGTCTTTGAGAAATTCAAGCGCTGCAATGACATCGGTTTGTTCTCCATGGCCGTTGTCGTACATGCCGGAGCTGCCGCCCGTGCCCCGGAAATTGAACCGCAACGTGGTAAATCCCTGCTGAGCAAAAGCAGACGCGGTCCGGACCACCACGGGGTTAACCATATTCCCCCCATACAATGGATGGGGATGGGTGATCACCACCCCGTGATTACCGGTTCCTTTGCCCAGCAGGGCCTGGAGCCGGATGGTCTGGTTTTTGATGATCACCGCAGTTGCCATGAAAAATTTCCTCTGGGTTTATTTTTTGGCGTTTTTCAAGGATGCCCGGATAAACGCCTTGAACAAGGGATGGGGATCCATGGGCCTGGACTTGAATTCCGGATGGAACTGGCACCCTAAGTACCAGGGATGATCTGCCAGTTCGACAATTTCCACCAGCTCATGATCCGGCGATGTCCCGGAAATGACCAGGCCGGCTTTTTCCAGACGTTCCTTGTAGGCATTGTTGAACTCATACCGGTGGCGGTGCCGCTCTGAAATATTTTCCTGCTTGTAGGCATTGAAGGCAAAAGTATCGGGCACCAGCCGGCAGGGATACGCGCCCAGCCGCATGGTGCCGCCTTTATCGGATGTTTCATCCCGCTTTTCCACCTGGCCGGTCTGCTCGTCAAACCATTCTTTCATCAGGTAAATAACCGGGTAAGGCGTATCCGGATCAAACTCCTCGCCATTGGCATCTTCCATGCCGGCCAGATGCCGGGCGATCTCGATCACGGCCATGTGCATACCCAGACAGATGCCGAAATAAGGCACTTTGTTTTCCCGGGCATACCGGGCCGCCAGGATTTTTCCTTCAATGCCCCTGGAACCGAATCCGCCGGGCACCAGGATTCCGTCACTGGCAGACAGCACTTCCGCCACATTTTTTTCCGTCAATGTGGTGGAATCCACAAACTGGAGATCAACCCGGGCCTCATTGGAAATTCCGCCATGGGTCAGGGCCTCGTTCAGGCTTTTATAGCTTTCGGTGAGATCCACATATTTGCCCACAATGGCAATCCTGACACTGAACCGGGGATGTTTGAGCTTTTCCACCATCTCCCGCCATTCATCAAGCCGCGGACTTCTGGCCCAGATATTGAGTTTTTTCAGAATCTTGGTGCCCAGGCCTTCCTTGTTATACACCAGCGGCACCTCATAGATGCAGTCCACATCCTTGGCCGTGAACACGGCATCGGATTCCACATTACAGAACAGCGCGATCTTGTCCTTGATATCCTGGGACAGGTAATGCTCGGTTCTGCACAACAGGATATCGGGCTGGATCCCGATACTGCGCAGTTCCTTGACACTGTGCTGGGTGGGTTTGGTCTTGACCTCGCAGGCCGTCTTGATATAGGGCACCAGGGTCAGGTGAATGTAGATCACGTTGCCGGGGCCGGCATCTGCCTTGAACTGGCGGATCGCCTCCAGAAAGGGCAGAGATTCAATGTCCCCGATGGTGCCCCCGATCTCCACAATCACCACATCCACATCATTGGATACCAGGCAGATGCTCTGCTTGATCTCATCGGTGATATGGGGGATCACCTGCACGGTGCCGCCCAGGTACTCGCCCCTGCGCTCTTTGGTGATCACCTGGTGGTAAATCTTTCCCGTGGTGAAATTGTTGCTTTTTCCCAGCCGGGCATGGGTGAACCGTTCATAATGCCCCAGATCCAGATCCGTCTCAGTCCCGTCATCCGTGACATAGACTTCCCCGTGCTGAAACGGATTCATGGTGCCGGGGTCCACATTGATGTAAGGATCCAGTTTTTGGATCGTGACCGTGAGCCCCCGGCTTTCCAGCAGCATTCCGATGGCGGCGGAGGCCAACCCTTTACCTAAAGAGGACAGGACCCCACCGGTGACAAAAATATATTTGGTATTTTCAGCCATAATAATTATCCAAAAAGATGGGTCATGAAACTGGCCCCGGCTCCCAGTCTTTCTTCGATCCGGATCAGTTGGTTGTATTTGGCTACCCGGTCGCTTCGAGACATGGACCCGGTCTTGATCTGTCCGGCGTTCACACCCACGGCCAGATCCGCAATAAAGGTATCTTCGGTTTCACCGGACCGGTGGGATATCACCGTGGTGTAACCGGAATCCTTGGCCATCTGGATGGTGTCCAGGGTCTCGGTGACCGTGCCGATCTGGTTGAGCTTAATTAAAATGGCATTGCCGATGCCAGATTCAATGCCTTTTTTAAAAATATCCGGGTTGGTGACAAAAATGTCGTCCCCCACAATCTGGATCCGATCCCCCATGCGCTCGGTCATCCGTTCCCAGGCATCCCAGTCTCCTTCTGC harbors:
- a CDS encoding glycosyltransferase, which translates into the protein MTEKSVSMLVVFRNAETLIEKKIHNFLQLKYPSDQLDLVLVSDGSTDASRQMAGAAETRNSRIRFFHFDAHQGKIACLNFGITQCKGDLIVLTDVDAILDSESISILNACFEDASIGGVCGRRVVGKTRSKIQSGQKQFIQWDTLIKKLEMENAMSITSHEGKLYAVRKSLYVTIPPGVTDDAFLSLSIVRQGYGFGFDPDAVASIPAPSRDTRHELMRRKRIVSTSLNGLWINRSLFNWRRYGFFSAGLFINKVLRRMVPVFLIFVFVSSLALSDFFPMAVCFWLQVIGYGYFFSYPLIWVRLPDTARGFGWAKKVAAVGYFFCVGMAGTLWGCIHFFSKEKISKWDPIKE
- a CDS encoding O-antigen ligase family protein — translated: MTPFIPVDWYLALITSAIVFIYLIVSKKLPPFFYNNLNKWLFLFLLVNVLATFLSPFQEEAFSGMIVLFQIYFFIYLNLVFLTENGLKNILPLVLGISVGFNGLIAGLEYFMGIQIFMVGEPGGGRVYGLTSGANNMAVWSIMAIPPLIYKLMTASSPGQFLGWLSLNIFAIMGLISSESRAGFLVFLIMLMLIVYMNRHLFQPRFLGLVISGISLCFLMVAVAIPDEYFERQKTLLAEDQYQDTALQRRQAYIRVGLASFFEHPVLGTGTFTFPQVWVNSIESRFFKMTERGAHNTYLDIMVGLGVVGLLVLLGLFFRIFKDFMNALSNFEMIGDEPMHGITQAYLVSFVCLVVYCLFKTMLDNKMFILLISISQVVYILSSEKKEQVHGYAG
- a CDS encoding sugar transferase; protein product: MDLKLNNFGQYNPKNTAGYRTSYELLNRGVNLILSIFFMVFSIPLMVVLIPVVIFVNGWPFIYAGVRLGKNKNKFVMYKFRTLPVDFEQQYDAQLVSYSHGYRLPWFCRFMRDTRLDEIPQLLNIIKGEMDFVGPRPVRPSVYNAFCRSIKGYDKRFSVKPGLIGYSQLFTPHSTPKRIRSFIDNRATRFKKNILCDTLIILLAGFGVITKTIHLLSRISVTLTMEKVLRQYTNKRGLDRIKQKDGLVEFCAETGQFDYFCMDFEPDRGILKDINEEYIRVDTRVPLKKDRVMFRALAKVKTKLGQTHRKSFFSYGTVFKVYEIEDQRYKYAYILRYEPVSELNRYFVDQYFLRKSLMRYVI
- a CDS encoding GumC family protein: MKRSNDYIRNFVTIFFAQKTAIFIVALVIIGGAFLYVVLYPPLYAATCSIILKGSITVKNPESIEAMPTDIAMMRENDIFSEIEIIKANVVSEKTADELISKGLIFENIVTEKDRKAAANRIMSNLTPSINPRTDTINIMVTWDDAEKARIILEVLVKQYFNYRSEIFKPREAENFFAEQLRKFSEELNQRENELMHLTMGMETPDSGIAMENNMRTLDSLEQQLLSLKQQYFDQKYKVDLMQKDIQSSDTSFFSYVGNPQLNDLSNMVMEIVRQRNIAARTFHPQSKKIQNYNKQIDAAFDGFKKEVTSFLAAEKSQLENISRKMQFIEDRIKKIRNENMSLYESSVRAKMLERQIDVLEDSYTTFNKRLEEAKISNTYQTSSLFTVSLLTRPEAGRTPVYPNKRKVMLLGILGGVIFGIAAGFTLEFFNHTFKTPEDVENNTDMVYIFSIPE
- a CDS encoding polysaccharide biosynthesis/export family protein, yielding MYPSDQDLFLEYKIQPGDVLDVMFQIKAQPQETFVIDLYHQIKVVYPDLPELNTEQKIMPTGHIILPYIGQVKVEGLTLQEATNLLEEKYQYVLLDPQVSVSVTNMDVRIEQIRRDLMTAPRGLSKLVNVRPDGFATFPLIGNFFVAHKSIDQVNVLIQQEYQDYLPGMQADLYLHEQAGSAVYVLGEVNEPGTYTIKKPINLIQAITMAGSFTQDAKLETVVLFRKHEQKLIARRVNLENLLTLKDSEAFFFLKPEDIVYVPKTHISSLAVLIQQIADIALFRGWSIGGGTFQWMDDLNQ
- a CDS encoding tyrosine-protein kinase family protein; amino-acid sequence: MMNGELTQPSYLKQFLAAQKGKQPGSSKPVAGSYRDSFLSKPLTDSSSETESVEKSGDTSAQNSCQKPAVTSFEKKENLIWKNNAARFPEDELPSLSAKSVKQLESNFRELMMVEANIDPLVKLGNALYVSSCFNGEGKTISAISTAFGLAFYSQKEVLLIDGNHHNPQLHKLFGVSHGPGFLDFCAGIVKIEDIVMPTLHKGLSLVTIGSEDLPGPREKELEQALAELSVNFDYVICDGCSIMSSSAALRDIKHFTAGLLVIECEKTRWEVLQIAEDKVKKTGGPTRLGVIFNRRKYYIPSIVYKFISKK